Proteins from one Triticum aestivum cultivar Chinese Spring chromosome 7A, IWGSC CS RefSeq v2.1, whole genome shotgun sequence genomic window:
- the LOC123147841 gene encoding lipid transfer protein EARLI 1-like: MAASRPSSMAVAMVAVVAVLLCAGVRPAEACNGHPCPSPAGNCPVNAVKLAVCADVLDGLIHVVLGQSRSKQPCCSLISGLVDLDAAACVCLAINANVLGINLDVDVDLTLLLNYCGCKVPKGFRCA, from the coding sequence ATGGCTGCATCCAGGCCGAGCAGCATGGCCGTAGCAATGGTGGCGGTCGTGGCCGTGCTCCTATGCGCGGGCGTGCGGCCGGCGGAGGCGTGCAACGGCCACCCGTGCCCGTCGCCGGCGGGCAATTGCCCCGTGAACGCGGTGAAGCTGGCGGTGTGCGCGGACGTGCTGGACGGGCTGATCCACGTGGTGCTGGGGCAGTCGCGGTCCAAGCAGCCGTGCTGCTCCCTCATCTCCGGCCTGGTCGACCTGGACGCCGCCGCCTGCGTCTGCCTCGCCATCAACGCCAACGTCCTCGGCATCAACCTCGACGTCGACGTCGACCTCACGCTGCTGCTCAACTACTGCGGATGCAAGGTGCCCAAGGGCTTCCGCTGCGCTTGA